The proteins below are encoded in one region of Methanosarcina barkeri 3:
- a CDS encoding phosphoribosylanthranilate isomerase, with product MTAKAKTRTKICGIRSPEEIELAAFYGADAVGFITEVPVESPRKLDSDTAAYLVSRVPETLSSVLVIMPENANTALELIEKIKPDIVQIHSRLPLLELEIIKEKTGIPIIKTLSVPAQGEASSESPENSAFASSLLEEVNLLEDADIVDSILLDSARPEKPGGTGCVHDWTLSRRISEETQLPLILAGGLKPENVREAVRAVSPYAVDTASGVETCGKKDAVKIKSFIEEVRCANAFL from the coding sequence ATGACAGCGAAAGCGAAAACAAGAACGAAAATCTGCGGAATTCGCAGCCCTGAAGAAATCGAACTCGCAGCTTTTTACGGAGCCGATGCAGTTGGATTTATTACGGAAGTTCCTGTTGAAAGCCCAAGAAAACTAGATTCCGATACTGCTGCCTACCTTGTATCCAGAGTCCCTGAAACTCTGAGTTCCGTACTGGTAATCATGCCTGAAAACGCGAATACTGCCTTGGAACTGATTGAAAAGATAAAACCCGATATAGTACAGATACATTCAAGGCTTCCTCTTCTTGAACTCGAAATAATAAAAGAAAAAACCGGAATCCCTATCATAAAAACTCTGTCCGTACCTGCACAGGGAGAGGCTTCAAGCGAAAGTCCAGAAAACTCGGCTTTTGCCTCAAGCCTGCTTGAAGAGGTCAACCTTCTGGAAGATGCAGACATTGTAGATTCCATTCTGCTTGATTCGGCAAGGCCCGAAAAGCCAGGTGGCACAGGCTGTGTGCACGACTGGACTTTGAGCCGGCGAATCTCAGAAGAAACGCAGCTTCCCCTTATTCTTGCAGGTGGGCTCAAGCCTGAAAATGTGCGGGAAGCGGTCAGAGCTGTTTCTCCTTATGCTGTGGACACGGCATCCGGGGTTGAGACCTGCGGGAAAAAAGATGCCGTAAAAATCAAAAGTTTTATTGAAGAAGTGAGGTGTGCTAATGCTTTCCTTTGA
- the trpE gene encoding anthranilate synthase component I — MLSFDLGKEEFKELASGMAQSGFIQLLARIDNITCSPLELYRTLRASGTSGYSYLLESVEKQETKARYSFVGNDPDAVVRISDRKISLELLNPGASTFFEGVLSKIKGTCGCETVEEENPEKENSEMGSVKFTAPIPQGKDGFDALRLAFPPENGMGLLNAQRFDRQTFLGGAIGYTAYDAIYDSWLGVEKGFESEIPELQYLLVSKTFVFDHMTEEIYIVFTPFINPGSDAGEIYETALMEAEKLYTILKEAPLSGDSIESAIPSGSIFSGLPVSDSSDGQQKFEESVIQAKEHIFAGDIFQAVLSRKREFTLEQSPFELYMQLRAINPSPYMYIFEFGDLAIVGASPETLLTVHKRTLITNPIAGTCPRGKNEAEDEAFAAHMLHDEKERAEHVMLVDLGRNDVRMVTESGSVKVSEFMKVLKYSHVQHIESKVIGTLRPECDQFDAFRAIFPAGTLSGAPKIRAMEIISELETSPRGIYGGGVGYYSWNGDADFAIVIRTIIVQDKKASVQAGAGIVADSDPGYEFRETERKMGAMLAAIDGEL, encoded by the coding sequence ATGCTTTCCTTTGACCTTGGAAAAGAAGAATTCAAAGAGCTTGCTTCTGGAATGGCCCAGTCAGGTTTTATCCAGCTCCTTGCAAGAATCGATAACATTACCTGTTCTCCTCTTGAACTTTACCGCACCCTGCGTGCCTCAGGGACCTCAGGTTATTCGTACCTGCTGGAATCAGTGGAAAAACAGGAAACTAAGGCAAGATACTCCTTTGTTGGAAATGACCCTGATGCCGTAGTTAGAATAAGTGACAGGAAAATTTCACTTGAGCTCCTTAACCCAGGTGCTTCGACTTTTTTTGAAGGAGTTCTCTCGAAAATCAAAGGTACCTGCGGGTGTGAAACCGTAGAGGAGGAAAATCCGGAGAAAGAAAACTCAGAAATGGGAAGCGTAAAATTCACGGCTCCAATTCCTCAGGGAAAAGATGGTTTCGATGCCCTTCGCCTGGCATTTCCTCCTGAAAACGGGATGGGACTCTTGAATGCTCAGCGTTTTGACAGGCAGACCTTCCTGGGCGGAGCTATAGGTTATACAGCTTATGATGCTATTTACGATAGCTGGTTAGGGGTCGAAAAAGGCTTTGAATCCGAAATTCCGGAACTCCAGTACCTGCTGGTCTCGAAAACTTTTGTTTTCGACCATATGACTGAAGAAATATATATCGTGTTCACTCCTTTTATAAACCCGGGTTCGGATGCAGGAGAAATCTATGAAACAGCTCTTATGGAAGCCGAAAAGCTCTATACCATACTAAAGGAAGCTCCTCTTTCCGGAGATTCAATAGAATCAGCGATACCGAGCGGATCAATTTTTTCTGGCTTACCTGTTTCGGACAGTAGCGACGGACAACAGAAATTTGAGGAATCGGTAATTCAGGCGAAAGAACATATTTTTGCAGGAGATATCTTTCAGGCAGTCCTTTCCAGAAAACGTGAATTTACGCTTGAGCAGTCGCCTTTTGAACTTTATATGCAGCTTCGAGCAATTAATCCAAGTCCTTACATGTACATCTTTGAATTTGGAGATCTGGCAATTGTCGGGGCAAGCCCTGAAACTCTGCTGACTGTACATAAAAGGACTCTAATCACAAATCCGATTGCAGGCACCTGCCCTCGTGGAAAAAACGAAGCCGAGGATGAGGCTTTTGCTGCACATATGCTGCATGATGAGAAAGAAAGGGCTGAGCATGTAATGCTTGTCGATCTTGGAAGAAACGATGTGAGAATGGTTACGGAAAGCGGTTCGGTAAAGGTTTCCGAGTTCATGAAAGTCCTGAAGTATTCTCATGTCCAGCATATAGAAAGTAAGGTTATAGGCACCCTGAGACCTGAATGTGACCAGTTCGATGCTTTCAGGGCAATATTTCCGGCAGGAACTCTCTCGGGAGCTCCGAAAATCCGTGCCATGGAAATTATTTCCGAACTTGAAACTTCCCCGCGAGGGATCTACGGTGGAGGAGTCGGATATTATAGCTGGAACGGAGACGCTGATTTTGCAATCGTAATTCGGACAATTATTGTACAGGATAAGAAGGCGTCAGTGCAGGCCGGAGCAGGAATCGTAGCTGACTCTGATCCTGGTTACGAATTCAGGGAAACCGAACGTAAGATGGGAGCAATGCTTGCAGCAATCGACGGGGAACTTTAA
- a CDS encoding aminodeoxychorismate/anthranilate synthase component II, which produces MKVVFINNKDSFVWNLVDYISYFETDTMVLPNTVSLEELREIKPDALVISPGPGNPSDQRDIGNCLEIIRELGREIPLLGVCLGHQAINVAFGGVVRRSKVGPVHGKSSKILHKESALFSAFEGPFQAGRYHSLEIGEPAPGIKVTARAEDGSIMAVEHVKYPIYGLQFHPESVLTPDGLKIIESFLEISKNHKNKQTAV; this is translated from the coding sequence ATGAAGGTGGTTTTCATAAACAACAAGGATTCCTTTGTATGGAATCTTGTAGACTATATCTCTTATTTTGAAACCGATACCATGGTACTTCCCAATACGGTTTCCCTGGAAGAACTTAGAGAGATTAAGCCTGATGCCCTGGTTATTTCTCCAGGTCCAGGGAATCCTTCAGACCAAAGGGATATAGGAAATTGCCTTGAAATAATCAGGGAATTGGGCAGGGAAATTCCCCTTCTTGGAGTCTGCCTGGGGCATCAGGCAATTAATGTGGCCTTCGGCGGAGTTGTCAGAAGAAGCAAGGTTGGCCCAGTGCATGGAAAAAGTTCAAAGATTCTGCATAAGGAATCTGCACTATTTTCAGCTTTTGAAGGCCCGTTCCAGGCAGGCCGTTATCATTCGCTTGAGATTGGGGAGCCAGCGCCCGGGATAAAAGTTACTGCCAGGGCTGAAGACGGGAGCATTATGGCAGTGGAACATGTAAAGTATCCAATCTATGGCCTGCAGTTCCATCCCGAATCCGTGCTTACTCCCGATGGGCTAAAAATAATAGAAAGTTTTCTGGAAATTTCCAAAAATCATAAAAATAAGCAAACGGCTGTATAA
- a CDS encoding NosD domain-containing protein, whose amino-acid sequence MKRKPVQIILIILLLILWTAATHAEAEVVTVNNNGDGNYTSIQEAVNNAHDRDTVLVSPGVYREDIIVNKELTIRSHQVFSGSQTNRTYIIGTVSDNPVFSISSDNVTVNGFYIAGDPLGKDTYQQVGFYLEGVRNCSLNNNTLVLTDQGIVLKSSQGNYLNGNLVSLGNDGIVLDNSEKNELSNNWIVENNQGISLNDSFNNTLVNNTACSNEVGVILQMSQGNKLAYNLILKNEYGILGQAAGSNILTNNNLYLNGIGTYLKGSSNNSLYENEFINFLNAADEGNNTWNSSSAGNFWNDHTGADADGDGVIDNQYAINQITGAIDYMPMVNRISSGNHYETLGPSGNTLLALFEKKYPEKATSNREKGVVIETTDLGQINKFLEEGPVFLRLGAEWCEACQHMKPILDELASRYGDKVTFISVNINKNPPLATYFDVGYIPDSSMIVGTENGTYVYMQLDGNITTDRVRARIIGLEDKEVYEKVLENVLAYEEKNNIG is encoded by the coding sequence ATGAAAAGGAAACCAGTTCAGATTATTCTCATAATTCTTCTTTTAATACTTTGGACAGCGGCAACTCATGCCGAGGCTGAGGTTGTTACTGTAAATAATAATGGGGACGGGAATTATACATCGATCCAGGAAGCTGTCAATAATGCACATGACCGGGATACAGTCCTTGTAAGCCCTGGGGTGTACAGAGAAGATATAATAGTCAACAAGGAACTTACAATTCGCTCCCATCAAGTTTTTTCAGGCAGCCAGACTAACCGCACTTATATTATAGGTACGGTTTCTGACAATCCGGTCTTTAGTATCAGCTCAGACAATGTGACAGTAAACGGTTTTTACATTGCAGGAGATCCTTTAGGAAAGGATACGTATCAGCAAGTCGGGTTTTACCTTGAAGGCGTGAGAAACTGCTCCTTAAATAACAATACGCTAGTACTGACTGATCAGGGGATTGTTCTTAAGAGTTCTCAGGGCAACTATCTCAATGGAAACCTTGTAAGCCTTGGAAACGATGGAATTGTGCTTGACAACTCCGAAAAGAATGAACTGTCAAACAATTGGATAGTAGAAAATAATCAGGGAATTTCACTGAATGATTCTTTTAACAATACTCTTGTTAACAATACAGCATGTTCAAATGAAGTAGGCGTTATCTTGCAAATGTCTCAAGGAAATAAGCTTGCTTATAACCTCATTTTGAAAAACGAGTATGGGATTCTCGGCCAGGCAGCAGGATCCAATATTTTAACCAATAATAACCTCTACCTTAATGGCATTGGCACGTATCTAAAGGGTTCATCAAACAATTCGTTATATGAAAATGAGTTTATTAACTTTCTGAACGCTGCAGACGAAGGAAATAACACCTGGAACAGTAGCTCAGCAGGTAATTTCTGGAATGATCATACGGGAGCAGATGCTGATGGAGATGGTGTAATCGATAACCAGTACGCCATTAACCAGATCACCGGAGCTATTGATTATATGCCTATGGTAAATAGAATTTCTTCAGGCAATCATTACGAAACTTTGGGCCCTAGTGGAAACACTTTACTGGCGCTATTTGAGAAAAAATACCCTGAAAAGGCAACAAGTAATCGCGAAAAAGGAGTTGTTATCGAAACAACCGACCTTGGACAGATAAACAAATTCCTAGAGGAAGGCCCGGTCTTTTTGAGACTTGGAGCTGAATGGTGTGAAGCCTGCCAACATATGAAACCTATTCTAGACGAGCTGGCCTCCAGATATGGAGATAAAGTAACATTTATTTCTGTAAATATAAACAAAAACCCTCCACTTGCAACTTATTTTGATGTGGGCTATATTCCAGACTCTTCAATGATTGTAGGTACTGAAAATGGAACATATGTTTACATGCAGCTGGATGGGAATATTACCACAGACAGAGTTAGGGCGAGAATTATCGGACTGGAAGACAAAGAAGTGTACGAAAAAGTTCTGGAAAACGTCCTTGCCTATGAAGAGAAAAACAACATCGGATAA